One window from the genome of Nicotiana sylvestris chromosome 9, ASM39365v2, whole genome shotgun sequence encodes:
- the LOC104228791 gene encoding phytochrome A-associated F-box protein, giving the protein MSNTSMYTDGFFSKLSDDLVLNIFYKLEDDPRNWARLSCVSTKFSSMIHNICYKSKCSLTISSVVSDLLSTPSSTSTTPPGGWASLYKLAVCCPGLHQAGVLLENSDFGLERELGPDESYPDRALAQSDSSLEFQPMPSSSNNQSDSAEVVTDCGWSLFDDLMFDTVYDASESTPNQPEFVEEPAPVVVTPARASKRRRVYRSLCSHLASGVWNLSREQGNKLLASRFKGDCLYICDWPGCIHIEEKRNYMLFRGIFKNFKQSRVWRTINDGNRKKIDLNCAFCSSNQTWDLHSAFCLRRYFGFHDDGEPVVRAYVCESGHVSGAWTDWPLYT; this is encoded by the exons ATGTCTAACACGAGTATGTACACTGATGGGTTTTTCTCAAAACTCTCAGATGACCTTGTTCTCAACATATTTTACAAGCTGGAAGATGACCCAAGAAACTGGGCTCGTTTATCTTGCGTTTCTACAAAATTCTCTTCTATGATTCACAACATCTGCTACAAATCCAAATGCTCTTTGACCATTTCTTCAGTTGTTTCCGATCTCCTTAGCACCCCCTCTTCTACTTCAACCACCCCACCTGGGGGCTGGGCTTCACTTTACAAGCTAGCTGTATGCTGCCCTGGTCTTCATCAAGCTGGTGTCCTTTTGGAGAATTCCGATTTTGGGCTCGAACGTGAGCTTGGCCCAGATGAGAGTTACCCAGATCGGGCCTTGGCCCAATCTGATAGTAGTTTAGAGTTTCAGCCAATGCCTTCGTCGAGTAATAACCAAAGTGATTCTGCTGAAGTAGTAACTGATTGTGGTTGGTCTTTGTTTGATGATCTTATGTTTGATACTGTTTATGATGCTTCTGAATCTACCCCAAATCAGCCTGAGTTCGTGGAGGAGCCCGCACCCGTAGTGGTGACCCCTGCAAG GGCTTCTAAGAGGCGGAGGGTTTATAGATCACTTTGTTCTCATTTGGCATCTGGGGTATGGAATTTGAGCCGTGAGCAGGGGAATAAGCTACTAGCGAGTAGATTTAAAGGGGATTGCTTGTACATATGTGATTGGCCTGGTTGTATTCACATTGAGGAGAAGAGGAATTACATGCTCTTTCGCGggattttcaaaaatttcaagcAGTCTAGGGTTTGGAGGACGATCAACGATGGTAACAGGAAGAAGATTGATCTGAATTGCGCGTTTTGCTCGTCGAACCAGACGTGGGATTTGCATTCGGCTTTCTGTTTGAGGAGGTATTTTGGGTTCCATGACGATGGAGAACCAGTTGTTAGAGCTTATGTCTGTGAGAGTGGCCATGTTTCTGGAGCATGGACTGACTGGCCATTGTATACCTGA